A region of Rhodanobacteraceae bacterium DNA encodes the following proteins:
- a CDS encoding N-acetylglucosamine-6-phosphate deacetylase has translation METALLNARVLTPQGWRDDLAVVVADGLIRALVSPDDVPSSAKTHDLSRRTLLPGFIDCQVNGGGGVLFNDQPTAEGIRAIGSAHRRFGTTGFLPTLISDTPGKMRTAVAAVDAAIAEGVPGVLGIHLEGPFLSRERRGVHAAKFLHAPDAGELRVAESLARGVTLLTLAPECVAPAAIRELAAHGVIIAAGHSNADCATVRAALDAGMRGFTHLYNAMSPLTSRAPGMVGAALDDTDSCCGVIVDGHHVAPTSLRVALKAKTRGKVFLVTDAMPPVGAKDPSYTLNGEVIIARDGICQTADGTLAGSALGMIDAVRNTVEMLGLPLDEAARMASTYPADFLGLGASHGRIKAGYRANFTVIDADLRVTDTWIDGRPSDA, from the coding sequence ATGGAAACGGCACTGCTCAATGCGCGCGTGCTCACCCCGCAGGGATGGCGCGACGATCTCGCGGTGGTGGTCGCGGACGGCCTGATCCGCGCGCTGGTGTCGCCGGACGACGTGCCTTCCAGCGCGAAGACGCACGACTTGTCCAGACGCACGTTGCTGCCGGGCTTCATCGATTGCCAGGTCAACGGCGGCGGCGGCGTGTTGTTCAACGATCAACCAACGGCCGAAGGCATCCGCGCGATCGGGTCAGCACACCGGCGCTTTGGCACCACCGGTTTCCTGCCTACCCTGATCAGCGACACCCCCGGCAAGATGCGCACCGCGGTCGCGGCGGTCGACGCGGCCATCGCGGAAGGCGTGCCCGGCGTGCTGGGCATCCATCTCGAAGGACCGTTCCTCAGCCGCGAGCGGCGCGGCGTGCACGCCGCGAAGTTCCTGCACGCCCCCGACGCCGGCGAACTGCGCGTCGCCGAATCGCTGGCGCGCGGAGTCACCTTGCTGACGCTGGCGCCGGAGTGCGTGGCGCCCGCTGCGATCCGCGAACTCGCCGCGCACGGCGTGATCATCGCCGCGGGACACTCCAACGCCGATTGCGCGACCGTGCGCGCTGCACTGGACGCCGGCATGCGTGGCTTCACCCACCTGTACAACGCGATGTCGCCATTGACCAGCCGCGCGCCGGGCATGGTCGGCGCGGCGCTGGATGATACCGATAGTTGCTGCGGCGTGATCGTCGACGGCCACCATGTGGCCCCGACGAGCCTGCGCGTCGCGCTGAAGGCCAAGACGCGGGGAAAGGTTTTCCTGGTCACGGACGCGATGCCGCCGGTCGGCGCGAAGGATCCGTCCTACACGTTGAACGGCGAGGTGATCATCGCGCGCGATGGCATCTGCCAAACCGCGGACGGCACCCTCGCCGGCTCCGCGCTCGGGATGATCGATGCGGTACGCAACACCGTGGAGATGCTTGGCCTGCCGCTCGACGAAGCTGCGCGCATGGCATCGACCTATCCCGCGGATTTCCTGGGGTTGGGAGCCAGCCACGGACGCATCAAAGCGGGCTACCGTGCCAATTTCACGGTGATCGACGCGGATTTGCGGGTGACCGACACCTGGATCGACGGCCGGCCGTCGGACGCTTGA
- a CDS encoding S9 family peptidase: MNRMRAWWVVALTALFAGLPLASVAATPFQLDDLQKLVKLSDPQWSPDGKSVAIVASAPVWKTDKHATEIDVVDAASGAKRALTRDREDVSSPRWSPDGTRLAFLAKDDKTKQPQIYVMPLAGGDAQRITETKEGVVEFTWSPDSARIAYITQDPPINEKAIKEHDKVFQVTDGNFLLRKALAPWHLWVVPAAGGMPTRLTEGDFSLQTDQEGATPLVWTQDGKSIVFTKFPSPYWGPSFRSVIAEVAADGKGKPVTLVNDQGANDFAYASDGKTFAFLRARNGDQNNGNAVYVGGAGATHDATTALARNFNAYAWLPHGHALLLQGELGTRSVLWEQPLSGAARVLDLGDVEAGNELSVAKNGAIAFIGGTAASPGELYVMAAANAKPRRLTDVNAFVEKLDLGKTVAVEWKTDDGMDADGVLTYPVDDRKGKAYPLVLVIHGGPEAASTVRFSPLPQLLAAQGFLVFQPNYRGSTNLGDAYQHAIYRDTGEGPGKDVMAGLAAVEKLASVDTQRIGVSGWSYGGYMTTWLTGHYDMWKAAVSGAALTDWVMDYTIAYYQMGDTYFFGSTPWTNAGWDIWRQQSPITYARNVKAPTLIMGDVGDPNVPLVNSYEWYHALRDNGVPVEFWAYPADTHFPGDIVQQTDVYRRWVDWMTRHLR, translated from the coding sequence ATGAATCGTATGCGTGCGTGGTGGGTCGTTGCGCTGACAGCATTGTTCGCAGGCTTGCCGTTGGCATCGGTGGCGGCCACGCCTTTCCAGTTGGACGACTTGCAAAAGCTGGTGAAGCTTTCCGATCCGCAGTGGTCGCCCGACGGCAAATCCGTCGCGATCGTCGCGAGTGCGCCGGTGTGGAAAACCGACAAGCACGCCACCGAAATCGACGTGGTGGACGCGGCGAGCGGCGCGAAACGCGCGCTGACCCGTGACCGCGAGGACGTGTCTTCGCCGCGCTGGTCGCCGGACGGCACGCGGTTGGCGTTCCTCGCGAAGGACGACAAGACCAAACAGCCGCAGATTTACGTGATGCCGCTCGCGGGTGGCGATGCGCAGCGCATCACCGAGACGAAAGAGGGCGTCGTCGAATTCACCTGGAGTCCCGATTCCGCGCGCATCGCCTACATCACCCAGGACCCACCCATCAACGAGAAGGCGATCAAGGAACACGACAAGGTGTTTCAGGTCACCGACGGCAACTTCCTGCTGCGCAAGGCGTTGGCGCCCTGGCATCTGTGGGTGGTGCCGGCAGCCGGCGGCATGCCCACGCGGCTGACCGAAGGCGATTTCTCGCTGCAGACCGATCAGGAAGGCGCGACGCCGCTGGTGTGGACGCAGGACGGGAAGTCCATCGTGTTCACGAAATTCCCGAGCCCGTACTGGGGGCCGTCGTTCCGTTCGGTGATCGCCGAGGTCGCGGCCGACGGCAAGGGCAAGCCGGTGACGCTGGTGAACGATCAAGGCGCCAACGACTTCGCCTATGCATCCGATGGCAAGACGTTCGCGTTCCTGCGCGCGCGCAACGGCGACCAGAACAACGGCAACGCGGTGTATGTCGGCGGCGCTGGCGCGACGCACGACGCCACCACCGCGCTCGCCCGCAACTTCAATGCGTACGCGTGGCTGCCGCACGGCCATGCGTTGCTGCTGCAGGGCGAACTCGGCACGCGCTCGGTGTTGTGGGAACAGCCGCTGTCGGGCGCGGCACGCGTGCTCGATCTCGGCGATGTCGAGGCCGGCAACGAATTGAGTGTCGCGAAGAATGGCGCAATCGCCTTCATCGGCGGCACCGCGGCCAGTCCCGGCGAGTTGTACGTGATGGCTGCGGCGAATGCGAAGCCGCGGCGGCTCACCGACGTCAACGCATTCGTGGAAAAGCTCGATCTGGGCAAGACCGTTGCCGTCGAATGGAAAACCGACGACGGCATGGATGCGGATGGCGTGCTGACGTATCCCGTCGATGACCGCAAGGGCAAGGCGTATCCGCTGGTGCTGGTGATCCACGGCGGTCCGGAAGCCGCGTCCACCGTGCGTTTCTCGCCGTTGCCGCAGTTGCTGGCCGCGCAGGGCTTCCTGGTGTTCCAGCCCAACTATCGCGGCAGCACGAATCTCGGCGATGCGTACCAGCACGCGATCTACCGCGACACCGGCGAAGGCCCCGGCAAGGACGTGATGGCGGGCCTGGCGGCGGTCGAGAAACTTGCGAGCGTGGATACCCAACGCATCGGCGTATCGGGCTGGTCGTACGGCGGCTACATGACCACGTGGTTGACCGGCCACTACGACATGTGGAAGGCGGCGGTCTCGGGCGCGGCGCTGACGGATTGGGTGATGGACTACACCATCGCGTACTACCAGATGGGCGATACGTATTTCTTCGGCAGCACGCCGTGGACCAATGCGGGCTGGGATATCTGGCGACAACAGTCGCCGATCACGTATGCACGCAACGTCAAGGCGCCGACCTTGATCATGGGTGACGTCGGCGATCCCAACGTGCCGTTGGTCAACAGCTACGAGTGGTATCACGCGTTGCGCGACAACGGCGTGCCGGTGGAATTCTGGGCGTACCCGGCGGATACGCATTTCCCCGGCGACATCGTGCAGCAGACCGATGTGTACCGGCGCTGGGTGGACTGGATGACCAGGCACCTGCGATAG
- a CDS encoding Integral membrane protein: MYVINELLHRPLDPAFWSGLGSIILIDLVLAGDNAIVIALAARSLPKLHQFRAIFWGTVGAIAVRVAMTAGVIWLLKIPGLMLVGGLVLIPIAWRLLKQNENDDPHLRRKVTGFWSAMGTIVIADALMGLDNVLAIAGASGGHLGLVVLGLLVSVPLVVWGSTLLLKLIERYPVIIYIGAAAIAWTAARMITRDDLVEGWFDAHDSLRYAVDAVLVIGVVGAGWWLRHRKPAAPD; the protein is encoded by the coding sequence ATGTACGTGATCAACGAGCTGCTCCACCGCCCCCTCGATCCGGCCTTCTGGAGCGGTCTCGGTTCGATCATCCTGATCGACCTGGTGCTCGCCGGCGACAACGCGATCGTGATCGCACTCGCGGCGCGCAGCCTGCCCAAGCTCCATCAGTTCCGCGCGATCTTCTGGGGCACGGTCGGCGCCATCGCGGTGCGCGTGGCGATGACCGCGGGCGTCATCTGGCTGCTGAAGATCCCCGGCCTGATGCTGGTCGGCGGCCTCGTGCTGATCCCGATCGCGTGGCGGCTGCTCAAGCAGAATGAAAATGACGACCCGCACCTGCGCCGCAAGGTGACGGGTTTCTGGAGCGCGATGGGCACGATCGTGATCGCCGACGCCTTGATGGGGCTCGACAACGTGCTCGCGATCGCGGGCGCGTCCGGCGGGCACCTGGGCCTCGTCGTGCTGGGCCTGCTGGTCAGCGTGCCGCTGGTGGTGTGGGGCTCCACCCTGCTGCTGAAACTGATCGAGCGTTATCCCGTGATCATCTACATCGGCGCCGCGGCGATCGCCTGGACCGCCGCGCGCATGATCACCCGCGACGACCTGGTCGAAGGGTGGTTCGACGCGCACGATTCGCTACGCTATGCGGTGGACGCGGTGTTGGTGATCGGCGTGGTGGGCGCCGGCTGGTGGCTGCGGCACCGGAAACCGGCGGCGCCGGATTGA
- a CDS encoding Outer membrane protein A precursor, which produces MKRNGLFAVIALALGTVGVMSVAHAQDTSPAAETTGSFTNPNYSNWYIVPRIGVVVGDSSRQVQATPLGGLGVGFWVNPHFTLDVEATGDNADYKDSSIRAGKQWETLGVDVAGRYYFMDPASQWRPYLMGGVGMWRHAAVSNQLAQAGGEFGTMPPSNGSGWGPGATVGVGVLYNVNDRVAVRGEIAARYYRDTTSARLAGLAGPGLPHTYGPKQWLDSMATIGLVFNMGHPAPPPPPAAPPPPPPAAPPPPPPQNVVIDLRGVNFKFDRPKKGEHNIGPTLKPPASDSLAILNQAVDTLNRYPQVKIEIDGYTDSIGTEQYNQGLSERRANIVADFLKSHGIDASRITDVKGFGEANPIDTNKTAAGRQRNRRVEFKVEQPQNGSM; this is translated from the coding sequence ATGAAACGTAACGGCTTGTTCGCGGTCATCGCGCTGGCCTTGGGCACTGTCGGCGTGATGTCAGTCGCGCACGCACAGGACACGAGCCCCGCGGCAGAAACGACGGGTAGCTTCACCAACCCCAATTACAGCAACTGGTACATCGTGCCGCGTATCGGCGTGGTGGTCGGCGACAGCAGCCGCCAAGTGCAGGCGACTCCCTTGGGCGGCCTCGGCGTGGGTTTCTGGGTGAACCCGCATTTCACTCTGGACGTTGAAGCCACCGGCGACAACGCGGATTACAAGGATTCCTCGATCCGTGCCGGCAAGCAGTGGGAGACCCTCGGGGTCGACGTTGCGGGCCGCTACTACTTCATGGATCCGGCCTCGCAGTGGCGCCCGTACCTGATGGGTGGCGTGGGCATGTGGCGTCACGCCGCGGTGTCCAATCAGCTCGCCCAGGCAGGTGGTGAGTTCGGGACGATGCCGCCTTCCAACGGCTCCGGCTGGGGTCCGGGTGCGACCGTCGGCGTCGGCGTGCTCTACAACGTGAATGATCGTGTGGCCGTGCGTGGCGAGATCGCGGCGCGTTACTACCGTGACACGACGTCCGCGCGCCTTGCCGGCCTCGCGGGTCCGGGCTTGCCGCACACCTACGGTCCGAAGCAGTGGCTGGATTCGATGGCTACCATCGGTCTGGTGTTCAACATGGGCCACCCGGCGCCGCCTCCGCCGCCGGCTGCTCCGCCGCCGCCGCCGCCGGCCGCTCCGCCGCCGCCGCCACCGCAGAACGTGGTCATCGACCTGCGTGGCGTGAACTTCAAGTTCGACCGTCCCAAGAAGGGTGAACACAACATCGGCCCGACGCTGAAGCCGCCGGCATCCGATTCGCTGGCCATCCTGAACCAGGCGGTCGATACCCTGAACCGGTACCCGCAGGTCAAGATCGAGATCGACGGCTACACCGACTCGATCGGCACCGAGCAGTACAACCAGGGCCTGTCCGAGCGTCGCGCGAACATCGTGGCCGACTTCCTGAAGTCGCACGGCATCGACGCGAGCCGCATCACCGACGTCAAGGGCTTCGGCGAAGCGAACCCGATCGACACCAACAAGACCGCGGCTGGCCGTCAGCGCAACCGTCGCGTCGAGTTCAAGGTCGAGCAGCCCCAGAACGGCAGCATGTAA
- a CDS encoding sigma-70 family RNA polymerase sigma factor: protein MNARDILHFWFEEATPAQHFRKDTVFDAVIRARFAEIHRAASQGELSAWRDTPDGRLAEIIVLDQFSRNLFRDDARAFAADGMALVLAQEAIRAGADRELPPARCAFLYMPFMHSESRAIHVDAERLFRQPGLEDNYKFELGHKAIIDRFGRYPHRNKVLGRTSTPEELAFLERSDSSF from the coding sequence GTGAATGCGCGAGACATCCTGCATTTCTGGTTCGAGGAAGCCACGCCTGCGCAGCATTTTCGCAAGGATACCGTGTTCGACGCCGTGATCCGCGCGCGCTTTGCCGAGATCCATCGGGCTGCATCGCAAGGTGAACTCTCCGCATGGCGCGACACGCCGGACGGCAGGCTGGCGGAGATCATCGTGCTGGACCAGTTTTCGCGGAACCTGTTCCGCGACGATGCGCGCGCGTTCGCGGCGGACGGCATGGCGCTGGTGCTGGCGCAGGAGGCGATCCGCGCGGGCGCGGATCGTGAACTGCCACCGGCGCGGTGCGCATTCCTGTACATGCCGTTCATGCATTCGGAATCGCGCGCGATCCACGTGGATGCCGAGCGGCTGTTTCGCCAGCCCGGGTTGGAAGACAATTACAAATTCGAGCTGGGGCACAAGGCGATCATCGACCGCTTCGGCCGCTATCCGCACCGTAACAAGGTGCTCGGGCGTACATCGACACCCGAGGAACTGGCGTTTCTGGAACGGTCGGACTCGTCGTTCTGA
- a CDS encoding putative transcriptional regulator of N-Acetylglucosamine utilization, LacI family, whose amino-acid sequence MGTATIKDVAKQARVSLKTVSRVINREDSVREETRERVLRAIEQLDYRPDLSARSLRSAKSYAIGLVYDNPNPYYIIAVQQGALAACREMGYGLQIHPCNSRAPRLAEELRDLAHRSRLAGLVLAPPMSERMALLRELTAYGIPLVRIISAAEDPRDGFPCVFVDDRDAAYAITAYLIQLGHVRIGFLWGGKQHRSSPERYKGYEKALQDYGVPLDEALILEGDYSFDDGFRGARKLLSLAAPPTAIFGSNDEIAAGVLAAARAAGLHVPYDLSVAGFEDSPFSRHSWPSLTTSRQRTELIAEHATRLLIAQIHGGDVKNEGFSPELVVRGSTAPPRPRE is encoded by the coding sequence TTGGGAACCGCCACCATCAAGGACGTCGCCAAACAGGCGCGGGTCTCGCTGAAGACCGTGTCGCGCGTGATCAATCGCGAGGATTCGGTGCGCGAGGAGACGCGCGAGCGCGTGTTGCGCGCGATCGAGCAACTCGACTACCGGCCGGACCTGTCCGCTCGCAGCCTGCGCAGCGCCAAGTCGTATGCGATCGGACTGGTGTACGACAATCCCAATCCGTACTACATCATCGCCGTGCAGCAGGGCGCGCTTGCGGCGTGCCGCGAAATGGGCTACGGCCTGCAGATCCATCCCTGCAATTCGCGCGCCCCCAGGCTGGCCGAAGAACTGCGCGACCTTGCGCACCGCTCGCGCCTCGCCGGACTGGTGCTGGCTCCGCCGATGTCCGAACGCATGGCCTTGCTGCGCGAACTGACGGCCTACGGCATCCCGCTGGTGCGCATCATCTCCGCCGCCGAGGATCCGCGCGATGGATTTCCCTGCGTGTTCGTGGACGACCGCGACGCCGCCTATGCGATCACCGCCTACCTGATCCAGCTCGGCCACGTGCGGATCGGTTTCCTGTGGGGCGGCAAGCAGCACCGTTCCAGCCCCGAGCGCTACAAGGGCTACGAGAAGGCGTTGCAGGATTACGGCGTGCCGCTGGACGAGGCATTGATCCTCGAAGGCGACTATTCGTTCGACGACGGCTTTCGCGGCGCGCGCAAACTGCTGAGCCTCGCCGCGCCGCCCACCGCGATCTTCGGTTCCAACGACGAGATCGCCGCCGGGGTGCTGGCGGCTGCGCGCGCCGCCGGTTTGCACGTTCCCTACGACCTGTCCGTGGCCGGTTTCGAGGACAGCCCCTTCTCGCGGCACTCCTGGCCCTCGCTCACCACTTCGCGGCAGCGCACCGAGTTGATCGCCGAACACGCCACCCGGCTGCTGATCGCGCAGATCCACGGCGGCGACGTCAAGAACGAGGGCTTCAGCCCGGAACTGGTGGTGCGCGGCTCGACCGCGCCGCCGCGTCCACGCGAATGA
- a CDS encoding Glucosamine-6-phosphate deaminase [isomerizing], alternative, with amino-acid sequence MTRQSTTPVADPGLQPESTLLYQEAASAADAVARQLERNDATVGALARALRDDMPPFAATCARGSSDHAATYAKYVIETQTGCVTASASPSVESIYAVPLRLRGALYLVISQSGASPDLLRSAEGARDAGARVVAMVNAEGSPLAGLADTVIPLHAGPEHSVAATKSYIASLSAILHLVAHWRQDTGLLEALHDLPERLHQAFAMDWSPLVDALADRQDLFVLGRGYGLAAAQEAALKLKETCALHAEAFSGAEVRHGPMELVGPNHPVLMFAQDDGALDGMLQTAADFRERGACVLVAAPGATGRYALPIVPTRQPMCAPILAVQSFYRAVNALAIRRGRDPDRPPHLAKVTETV; translated from the coding sequence ATGACACGACAGTCCACGACACCCGTGGCCGATCCCGGCCTCCAACCCGAATCCACATTGCTGTACCAGGAAGCCGCCTCCGCGGCCGACGCCGTGGCGCGACAGCTCGAACGCAACGACGCCACGGTCGGCGCACTCGCACGCGCCCTGCGCGACGACATGCCTCCCTTCGCCGCCACCTGCGCGCGCGGCAGCTCCGATCACGCAGCCACCTACGCCAAGTATGTGATTGAAACGCAGACCGGCTGCGTGACCGCTTCGGCATCGCCGTCGGTCGAATCCATCTACGCGGTGCCGCTGCGCCTGCGTGGCGCGCTGTACCTCGTGATCTCTCAATCGGGCGCAAGCCCCGACTTGCTGCGCAGCGCCGAAGGCGCGCGCGATGCCGGCGCGCGGGTGGTCGCGATGGTCAACGCGGAAGGCTCGCCGCTGGCCGGACTCGCCGACACCGTGATCCCGCTGCACGCAGGCCCGGAACACAGCGTGGCGGCCACCAAGAGTTACATCGCCTCGCTGAGCGCGATCCTGCATCTGGTCGCGCACTGGCGGCAGGACACGGGCCTGCTCGAAGCCCTGCACGATTTGCCGGAGCGATTGCACCAAGCGTTCGCGATGGATTGGTCGCCGCTGGTCGATGCGCTGGCGGACCGGCAGGACTTGTTCGTGCTGGGCCGCGGCTACGGCCTCGCGGCGGCCCAGGAGGCTGCGCTGAAGTTGAAGGAAACCTGCGCGTTGCACGCCGAAGCGTTCAGCGGCGCGGAAGTGCGCCACGGCCCGATGGAACTGGTCGGGCCAAACCACCCCGTGCTGATGTTCGCGCAGGACGACGGCGCACTGGACGGCATGCTGCAGACCGCGGCGGATTTCCGCGAGCGCGGCGCCTGCGTGCTGGTGGCCGCGCCCGGCGCGACGGGCCGGTACGCCTTGCCGATCGTGCCCACCCGCCAGCCGATGTGCGCGCCGATCCTCGCGGTCCAGAGTTTCTATCGCGCGGTCAACGCGCTGGCGATCCGGCGCGGGCGCGATCCCGATCGTCCGCCGCACCTCGCCAAGGTCACCGAGACCGTGTGA
- a CDS encoding 2-methylcitrate dehydratase: MSHADIRSATRPAPDQPLVDVADYVLDYKITSQEAWDTARYMLMDALGCAMLAMKFPQCVKHLAPIVPGATLAGGARVPGTALELDPAQAAFCIGTQIRWLDFNDTWLAAEWGHPSDNLGTVLAVADWLSRSNLRNGGQPLTMRDVLHWAIKAHEIQGCYALKNSFNRAGMDHVILVRLASTAVATAMLGGNREQVITAVSNSWIDNGSLRTYRHAPNTGPRKSWAAGDACRRAVIHALNALDTDEPSYPSALSAKTWGFYDVAFGGNTFEFERPFGSYVMENVLFKISFPAEFHAQTAVECAMQLHPQVKDRIADIDRVEIETQEAGDRIINKTGPLANYADRDHCIQYMVAVPLIFGRLVADDYGDAVAADLRIDVLRAKMTVKENPRFTQDYFDPDKRYIGNSVQVFFKDGSTTSKVSVDYPIGHRKRRAEGIPVLLEKFRKALAGHLPQEQAHQIVKICEQGEAMQAMTVPEFMDLFALKGAS, from the coding sequence GTGAGCCACGCCGACATCCGTTCCGCCACCCGTCCCGCTCCCGACCAGCCGCTGGTCGACGTGGCCGATTACGTGCTTGACTACAAGATCACTTCGCAGGAAGCCTGGGATACCGCGCGCTACATGCTGATGGACGCGCTGGGCTGCGCGATGCTGGCGATGAAGTTTCCGCAATGCGTGAAGCACCTCGCGCCGATCGTGCCGGGTGCGACGCTGGCGGGCGGTGCGCGAGTACCGGGAACGGCGCTGGAACTCGATCCCGCGCAGGCCGCGTTCTGCATCGGCACGCAGATCCGCTGGCTGGACTTCAACGACACCTGGCTGGCGGCCGAGTGGGGCCATCCGTCCGACAACCTCGGCACGGTGCTGGCCGTCGCGGACTGGCTATCGCGCAGCAACCTGCGCAACGGCGGCCAGCCGTTGACGATGCGTGATGTGCTGCATTGGGCGATCAAGGCGCACGAAATCCAGGGTTGCTACGCGCTGAAGAACTCTTTCAACCGCGCCGGCATGGACCACGTGATCCTGGTGCGCCTGGCCTCGACCGCCGTTGCCACCGCCATGTTGGGCGGCAACCGCGAACAGGTGATCACCGCGGTGTCGAACAGCTGGATCGACAACGGTTCGCTGCGCACCTACCGCCATGCGCCCAACACCGGGCCGCGCAAGAGCTGGGCGGCAGGTGATGCCTGCCGGCGCGCGGTGATCCACGCGTTGAATGCACTCGACACCGATGAACCCAGCTATCCGTCGGCGCTCAGCGCGAAGACCTGGGGCTTCTACGACGTGGCCTTCGGCGGCAACACCTTCGAGTTCGAGCGCCCATTCGGCTCGTACGTGATGGAGAACGTGCTGTTCAAGATCAGCTTCCCCGCCGAGTTCCACGCGCAGACGGCGGTCGAGTGTGCGATGCAGTTGCACCCGCAGGTCAAGGACCGGATCGCGGACATCGACCGCGTCGAGATCGAAACGCAGGAAGCCGGCGACCGCATCATCAACAAGACCGGCCCGCTGGCCAACTACGCCGACCGCGACCACTGCATCCAGTACATGGTGGCGGTGCCGCTGATCTTCGGACGCCTGGTGGCCGACGATTACGGCGACGCGGTCGCTGCCGATCTGCGCATCGACGTGCTGCGCGCGAAGATGACGGTCAAGGAGAACCCGCGGTTCACGCAAGACTATTTCGATCCGGACAAGCGCTACATCGGGAACTCGGTACAAGTGTTTTTCAAGGATGGCTCGACGACCAGCAAGGTTTCCGTCGATTACCCCATCGGCCACCGCAAGCGCCGGGCCGAAGGCATTCCCGTTCTGCTGGAGAAGTTCCGCAAGGCCTTGGCGGGCCACCTTCCGCAGGAGCAGGCGCATCAGATTGTCAAGATTTGTGAACAAGGGGAGGCCATGCAGGCCATGACCGTCCCGGAATTCATGGACTTGTTCGCGTTGAAGGGGGCGTCCTGA
- a CDS encoding N-acetyl glucosamine transporter, NagP → MTSPASQSNASHYVMSMVIIGILFSIFGFVTWLNGSLILFVKVGFNLDNVTAFFIPFAFYVSYFVLALPSALILKRTGMKKGMALGLFVMAIGSVVFAQCMDLYSYRGVLAGVFVIGAGLAILQTAANPYVSILGPIESGAKRVAIMGICNKAAGALAPYVIGALLLSGIAAYAARIEATTSTEAREALQHAFVARAHLPYLVMAAVLAILAVWVMFSSLPEIRPAGDAHDVAGKASRRSIFSFPHLWLGAVCLFVYVGMEVMAGDTIVPYGQALGLPLDAVKHFTAYTMVAMLAGYVLGFLLIPRFISQQAYLAISAVLGVLLTVAAWATHGYASVGFVAALGFANAMMWPAIFPLGIKGLGSHTEFGSALLIMGIAGGGVIPQLFAHLAKAIPMQQAFLLVMVPGYIYILFYGLAGHRVGQPREAGTAGSAVTES, encoded by the coding sequence ATGACTTCTCCGGCAAGCCAGTCGAACGCATCGCACTATGTGATGTCGATGGTGATCATCGGCATCCTGTTTTCCATTTTCGGGTTCGTCACCTGGCTCAACGGATCGCTGATCTTGTTCGTCAAGGTTGGTTTCAACCTGGACAACGTCACCGCCTTCTTCATCCCGTTCGCGTTCTACGTGTCCTACTTCGTGCTGGCGCTGCCCTCGGCGCTGATCCTCAAGCGCACCGGGATGAAGAAGGGCATGGCCCTGGGGTTGTTCGTGATGGCGATCGGCTCCGTGGTCTTCGCGCAGTGCATGGACTTGTACAGCTATCGCGGCGTGCTCGCGGGCGTATTCGTGATCGGGGCCGGTTTGGCGATCCTGCAGACGGCCGCGAATCCCTACGTCAGCATCCTCGGCCCCATCGAAAGCGGCGCCAAGCGTGTCGCGATCATGGGCATCTGCAACAAGGCAGCCGGCGCGCTGGCGCCCTACGTGATCGGCGCGTTGTTGTTGAGCGGCATCGCCGCGTATGCCGCTCGAATCGAGGCCACCACTTCGACCGAGGCGAGGGAGGCGTTGCAGCACGCGTTCGTGGCCCGCGCCCACCTGCCCTATCTGGTGATGGCGGCGGTGCTGGCGATCCTGGCGGTATGGGTGATGTTTTCGTCACTGCCGGAAATCAGGCCGGCGGGCGATGCCCACGACGTGGCGGGCAAGGCATCGCGACGCAGCATCTTCAGTTTCCCGCACCTGTGGCTGGGCGCGGTGTGCCTGTTCGTCTACGTGGGCATGGAAGTGATGGCGGGCGACACGATCGTGCCCTACGGCCAGGCGCTGGGCCTGCCGCTGGATGCGGTGAAGCATTTCACGGCCTACACGATGGTGGCGATGCTGGCCGGTTACGTGCTCGGCTTCCTGCTGATTCCGCGTTTCATTTCGCAGCAGGCCTACCTCGCGATCTCGGCGGTGCTGGGCGTGCTGCTGACCGTCGCGGCCTGGGCCACGCACGGTTACGCGTCGGTGGGCTTCGTCGCCGCGCTCGGCTTCGCCAACGCGATGATGTGGCCGGCGATCTTCCCGCTGGGCATCAAGGGCCTGGGCAGCCACACCGAGTTCGGATCGGCGCTGCTGATCATGGGCATCGCGGGCGGCGGGGTGATTCCGCAACTGTTCGCGCATCTCGCGAAAGCCATCCCGATGCAACAGGCGTTCCTGCTGGTGATGGTCCCGGGATACATCTACATTCTGTTCTACGGGTTGGCCGGCCATCGCGTCGGCCAGCCGCGCGAGGCCGGCACGGCAGGCTCCGCCGTCACGGAATCCTGA